From a single Vitis vinifera cultivar Pinot Noir 40024 chromosome 18, ASM3070453v1 genomic region:
- the LOC104877949 gene encoding uncharacterized protein LOC104877949: protein MAPQLLLSSPLTGQSQAVLAAATLLLCAFALFMCASHSRKWHRLSGGCHSFHDADPVIQVDSDAMFIARHGAQPGDGDGEEGEASVWQRNILMGGKCQLPDFSGVIIYDSAGNVVSNAKTSGATLSLK from the coding sequence ATGGCTCCCCAGCTTCTCCTCTCTTCTCCCCTCACCGGCCAATCTCAAGCAGTCCTGGCAGCAGCAACCCTTCTGCTGTGTGCTTTTGCTTTGTTCATGTGTGCCTCCCATTCGCGGAAATGGCATCGTTTGAGTGGTGGTTGCCACAGCTTCCATGATGCAGATCCTGTTATACAAGTTGATTCAGATGCAATGTTCATAGCTAGACATGGGGCTCAGcctggtgatggtgatggtgaagAAGGGGAAGCATCAGTATGGCAGAGGAACATACTCATGGGAGGGAAGTGCCAGCTGCCTGATTTTTCTGgtgttataatttatgattctGCAGGAAATGTTGTCTCTAATGCCAAAACTTCTGGTGCAACCCTGAGCTTGAAGTGA